Proteins from one Phaenicophaeus curvirostris isolate KB17595 chromosome 16, BPBGC_Pcur_1.0, whole genome shotgun sequence genomic window:
- the TRAP1 gene encoding heat shock protein 75 kDa, mitochondrial has translation MAAARRGRVAAAALLRLGMGLRATPAKGAACLQRQVLRRWSLCYSVPATSVSAVRMYSTQTAENKEEEPLHTIISNTENVKGAASKHEFQAETKKLLDIVARSLYSEKEVFIRELISNGSDALEKLRHRLMAEGKALPEMEIHLQTDSGKGTITIQDTGIGMTQEELVSNLGTIARSGSKAFLDALQSQAEASSKIIGQFGVGFYSAFMVADKVEVFSQSAEPGSPGYHWSSDGSGVFEIAEASGVRTGTKIIIHLKEDCKEFANEDRVKEVVTKYSNFISFPLYLNGRRINTLQALWILEPKEIGEWQHEEFYRFIAQTYDKPRYTLHYKTDAPLNIRSIFYVPEQKPSMFDISRELGSSVALYSRKILIQTKAADILPKWLRFLRGVVDSEDIPLNLSRELLQESALIRKLRDVLQKRLIKFFIDQSKKDPEKYAKFFEDYGMFMREGIVTIAEQDVKEDIAKLLRYESSALPAGKLTSLSDYASRMKAGSRNIYYLCAPNRHLAEHSPYFEAMKKKDMEVLFCYEQFDELTLLHLREFDKKKLISVETDIVVDHYKEEKFEESHPATERLTEKEAEDLMAWMRNALGSRVTGVKVTTRLDTHPAMITVLEMGAARHFLRMQQLAKTQEERAQLLQPTLEINTGHALIKKLNELKDSQPDLAQLLLDQVYENAMIAAGLNEDPRPMVSRLNELLTKILERN, from the exons ATGGCGGCAGCGCGCAGGGGGCGGGTTGCGGCGGCGGCTCTGCTGCGGCTCGGGATGGGGCTGAGAGCGACCCCAG CAAAAGGAGCAGCATGTCTCCAAAGACAAGTACTCCGTCGCTGGAGCCTCTGCTACAGCGTTCCTGCCACCAGTGTTTCTGCTGTGCGGATGTACAGCACACAGACAGCGGAGAACAAGGAAGAAGAGCCCCTGCACACCATCATCAGCAACACGGAGAACGTGAAAG GTGCAGCCTCTAAACATGAGTTTCAGGCTGAAACGAAGAAACTGCTGGACATTGTTGCCCGTTCCTTGTACTCAGAGAAGGAG GTGTTTATCCGGGAGCTGATCTCCAATGGCAGCGATGCGCTGGAGAAACTGCGTCATCGGCTGATGGCAGAAGGGAAGGCTTTGCCAGAGATGGAGATCCATCTGCAGACAGACAGTGGAAAAGGAACCATCACAATCCAG gaCACGGGTATCGGGATGACCCAGGAGGAGCTGGTTTCTAACCTCGGTACCATTGCTCGATCAGGCTCAAAG GCTTTTCTAGATGCTCTGCAGAGCCAAGCTGAAGCAAGCAGTAAAATCATCGGCCAGTTTGGAGTGGGTTTCTACTCGGCCTTCATGGTGGCCGATAAGGTGGAGGTGTTCTCCCAGTCTGCGGAGCCGGGGAGCCCAGGCTACCACTGGTCTTCAGATGG CTCAGGAGTGTTTGAGATTGCAGAAGCATCTGGTGTCAGAACTGGGACAAAGATTATCATACACCTCAAAGAGGACTGCAAGGAGTTTGCAAATGAGGACCGAGTCAAGG AGGTGGTGACAAAATACAGCAACTTCATCAGCTTCCCACTGTATCTCAATGGGAGAAGAATTAACACCTTACAG GCACTCTGGATACTGGAGCCCAAGGAGATTGGCGAGTGGCAGCACGAGGAGTTCTACCGCTTCATAGCGCAGACTTACGACAAGCCCCGCTACACCCTGCACTACAAGACCGATGCTCCCCTCAACATCCGCAGCATTTTCTATGTGCCAGAGCAA AAACCATCCATGTTTGATATCAGCAGGGAACTGGGCTCCAGTGTTGCCCTCTACAGCCGCAAAATTCTCATTCAAACCAAAGCTGCTGACATCCTGCCTAAATGGCTGCGTTTCCTTAGAG GTGTTGTGGACAGTGAGGATATTCCCCTGAACCtcagcagggagctgctgcaggagagTGCCCTTATCAG aaagctcCGAGATGTTTTGCAGAAGAGGTTGATCAAGTTCTTCATCGACCAGAGCAAGAAGGACCCTGAGAAATATGCCAAATTCTTTGAGGACTACGGGATGTTCATGAGAGAGGGGATTGTGACGATCGCAGAGCAGGATGTCAAG GAGGACATAGCAAAGTTGCTCCGTTATGAATCGTCCGCCCTGCCTGCAGGCAAACTGACCAGCCTGAGCGACTACGCCTCCCGCATGAAGGCAGGGAGCAGAAACATCTACTACCTGTGTGCACCCAACCGGCACCTGGCCGAGCACTCCCCGTACTTTGAGGCCATGAagaagaaggacatggag GTCCTGTTCTGCTATGAGCAATTTGATGAGCTGACACTGTTGCACCTTCGGGAGTTTGACAAGAAAAAGCTGATCTCGGTGGAGACGGATATTGTTGTTGATCACTATAAGGAAGAGAAGTTTGAAGAGAGCCACCCAG ctACAGAACGTCTGACAGAGAAGGAGGCAGAGGATCTGATGGCCTGGATGAGAAATGCCCTAGGATCTCGTGTGACTGGTGTTAAG GTGACCACGCGACTGGACACTCACCCTGCCATGATCACTGTGCTCGAGATGGGTGCTGCCCGACACTTTCTTCGCATGCAGCAGCTGGCCAAGACCCAAGAGGAGCgtgcccagctcctgcagcccacCCTGGAGATCAACACAGG